The following are from one region of the Shinella sp. PSBB067 genome:
- a CDS encoding ABC transporter permease — MNAVRSLFRNPPFLTFVLVALVWLVAGLTLRGFGAYGHLRYLLELAAVIGIAAAGQTLVILMGGIDLSVGAVITVTAILLPLISPVWDPTGLVGIVLALAIAAGIGFLNGAGAAYLRVPPIIMTLAMATFLQGLLVIVAGGSAVTVSNPAVILLGQARPLGIPAGVILWVVVSAGVLLLIHRMPIGARFLALGANPLATRLSGVSVTRNTLILYALSGFFAGLAGILVLGMNRQGYVGIGDPYLLTSIAAVVLGGTSILGGRGTYAGTIPGAILLVTTTALITVVNASPGWRSIMFGTLILALLLISGREARR; from the coding sequence ATGAATGCAGTGCGATCCCTGTTCCGTAACCCGCCGTTCCTGACCTTCGTGCTGGTGGCGCTCGTCTGGCTCGTCGCCGGCCTCACGCTGCGCGGCTTCGGCGCCTACGGGCACCTGCGCTACCTTCTGGAGCTGGCCGCCGTCATCGGCATCGCGGCCGCCGGCCAGACGCTCGTCATCCTGATGGGCGGCATCGACCTTTCGGTCGGCGCGGTCATCACCGTCACGGCGATCCTCCTGCCGCTGATCTCGCCCGTCTGGGACCCGACGGGCCTCGTCGGCATCGTCCTTGCGCTGGCGATTGCCGCCGGCATCGGCTTTCTCAACGGCGCGGGGGCGGCCTATCTCCGCGTGCCCCCGATCATCATGACGCTCGCCATGGCGACCTTCCTGCAGGGCCTGCTCGTCATCGTCGCCGGCGGCAGTGCGGTCACCGTCAGCAATCCGGCCGTCATCCTGCTCGGGCAGGCCCGGCCGCTCGGCATTCCCGCCGGCGTGATCCTCTGGGTCGTCGTCTCGGCCGGCGTGCTGCTGCTCATCCACCGCATGCCCATCGGCGCGCGCTTCCTCGCGCTCGGGGCCAATCCGCTGGCGACGCGGCTTTCCGGCGTCAGCGTCACGCGCAACACGCTGATCCTCTATGCGCTTTCCGGCTTCTTCGCCGGCCTTGCCGGCATCCTGGTGCTCGGCATGAACCGGCAGGGCTATGTCGGCATCGGCGATCCCTATCTCCTGACGTCGATCGCGGCCGTCGTGCTCGGCGGCACCTCCATCCTCGGCGGGCGCGGCACCTATGCCGGCACCATTCCCGGCGCGATCCTGCTCGTCACCACGACGGCGCTGATCACGGTGGTCAATGCCTCGCCCGGCTGGCGCTCGATCATGTTCGGCACGCTGATTCTTGCGCTGCTGCTCATTTCCGGCCGCGAGGCGCGGCGATGA
- a CDS encoding RidA family protein: MIQRYQKGSRMSQAVSYGGLVYIAGQVAEDRKAGIEAQTQDVLGKIDALLKEAGTDRSKLLAVNVFLPAIVDFDAMNGVYDAWIDPANPPARACVEARLADPDLRVEMTAVAAL, from the coding sequence ATGATCCAGCGTTACCAGAAGGGTTCGCGCATGAGCCAGGCCGTCAGCTATGGCGGTCTCGTCTACATTGCCGGCCAGGTCGCCGAAGACCGCAAGGCCGGCATCGAAGCCCAGACGCAGGACGTGCTCGGCAAGATCGACGCCCTTCTGAAGGAAGCCGGCACGGATCGCTCGAAGCTCCTCGCCGTCAACGTCTTCCTGCCGGCGATCGTGGATTTCGATGCGATGAACGGCGTCTATGACGCCTGGATCGATCCGGCGAATCCGCCGGCCCGCGCCTGCGTCGAGGCCCGCCTTGCCGATCCCGACCTGCGCGTCGAGATGACCGCCGTCGCCGCCCTCTGA
- a CDS encoding succinylglutamate desuccinylase/aspartoacylase family protein, giving the protein MHSGLVNPIDFALDGRQAGHLAIPYSVDRSPYYQIRIPILRLKNGAGPSLLLIAGNHGDEYEGELQLGRLMRLLDAATIRGAVTILPMANLPAVMAAKRCSPFDGGNLNRAFPGDPAGTPTVRLAHFLEHTLFPQHDAVLDLHSGGTSMAHLACTLIERQADAARFERSLELMRAMGAAHAFIADNGPAAPTSMGAAGRAGTIGLSGEFGGGGTVTPDSMAFTAAAIDRLLLALGIVEKPVLSRQVLPAPPALQLLSLSRHSQGIYANRRGWFEPAAALGAHVAAGDLAGWYHDLERLDDGEETLRFAEGGIVISHRLHTDSQPGDCLIQVAEPISG; this is encoded by the coding sequence ATGCACAGCGGACTTGTCAACCCGATCGATTTCGCGCTGGACGGCCGGCAGGCCGGGCATCTCGCCATTCCCTATTCGGTCGACCGCTCGCCCTATTACCAGATCCGCATCCCGATCCTGCGCCTGAAGAACGGCGCGGGACCGAGCCTTCTGCTGATAGCGGGCAACCATGGCGACGAATATGAGGGTGAGCTTCAGCTCGGGCGGCTGATGCGGCTTCTCGATGCGGCGACGATCCGCGGCGCCGTCACCATCCTGCCGATGGCGAACCTGCCGGCGGTGATGGCGGCGAAGCGCTGCTCGCCCTTCGACGGCGGCAATCTCAATCGCGCCTTTCCGGGCGATCCCGCCGGCACGCCGACGGTGCGGCTGGCGCATTTCCTCGAACACACGCTGTTCCCGCAACACGACGCGGTGCTCGACCTCCATTCCGGCGGCACCTCCATGGCGCATCTGGCCTGCACGCTCATCGAGCGGCAGGCCGATGCCGCGCGCTTCGAGCGCTCGCTCGAGCTGATGCGGGCGATGGGCGCGGCCCATGCCTTCATCGCCGACAACGGGCCGGCGGCGCCGACCTCGATGGGCGCGGCGGGCCGTGCCGGCACGATCGGCCTTTCCGGCGAATTCGGCGGCGGCGGAACGGTGACGCCGGACAGCATGGCCTTCACGGCGGCGGCCATCGACCGGCTGCTCCTGGCGCTCGGCATCGTCGAGAAGCCCGTCCTGTCGCGGCAGGTCCTGCCCGCACCGCCCGCGCTGCAGCTTCTCTCGCTGTCGCGGCACAGCCAGGGCATCTATGCGAACCGGCGCGGCTGGTTCGAGCCGGCCGCCGCGCTCGGCGCGCATGTCGCCGCCGGCGACCTTGCCGGCTGGTATCACGATCTGGAGCGGCTGGACGACGGCGAGGAGACGCTGCGCTTCGCCGAGGGCGGCATCGTCATTTCCCACCGGCTGCACACCGATAGCCAGCCCGGCGACTGCCTGATCCAGGTGGCCGAGCCGATCAGCGGCTGA
- a CDS encoding amidohydrolase, which yields MTVRYGGPVIDPHHHLWDLSLGRHPWLEKARATGGEMVYGSLAPILKDYGIAEYRADAVRQDIVATVHVEAGWSDAHPLEESRWLDGLDRSSGIARRYVARVPLDSPDVLRLLETEAANPNVIGIRDIVSWHPEPAKSFAPRPHRMADPAWRRGLAHLARLGLVFDLMLYPWQMDEAVDLVRAFPDTLFVLNHAGSPADRSEAGMALWRSGLRALGREPNVRLKISDLVAYDNDWALESLRPVIEHGLDCFGPARAMFASDFPVAGLHASFDEVYAVFRTVAAPLSLDEQRALFFTTANETYRLGMGEHHV from the coding sequence ATGACGGTGCGTTACGGTGGGCCGGTCATCGACCCGCACCACCATCTCTGGGATCTTTCGCTCGGGCGTCATCCCTGGCTGGAAAAGGCGCGGGCGACCGGCGGCGAGATGGTCTATGGCAGCCTCGCGCCGATCCTGAAGGACTACGGCATCGCCGAATATCGCGCCGATGCCGTGCGGCAGGACATCGTCGCCACGGTGCATGTCGAGGCCGGCTGGTCGGATGCGCATCCGCTGGAGGAAAGCCGTTGGCTGGACGGGCTCGACCGTTCCTCGGGCATCGCGCGGCGCTATGTTGCCCGCGTCCCCCTCGACAGTCCCGATGTCCTTCGCCTGCTCGAAACGGAAGCGGCCAATCCGAATGTCATCGGCATCCGCGATATCGTGAGCTGGCACCCGGAGCCGGCAAAGAGCTTTGCGCCGCGCCCGCATCGCATGGCCGACCCCGCCTGGCGCCGCGGGCTTGCCCATCTTGCCCGCCTCGGCCTCGTCTTCGACCTGATGCTCTATCCCTGGCAGATGGACGAGGCGGTCGATCTCGTGCGCGCCTTTCCCGACACGCTCTTCGTGCTCAACCATGCCGGCAGCCCGGCGGACCGGAGCGAGGCGGGCATGGCGCTCTGGAGGAGCGGCCTGCGGGCGCTCGGCCGCGAGCCGAACGTGCGGCTGAAGATCTCCGACCTCGTCGCCTATGACAACGACTGGGCGCTCGAAAGCCTGCGGCCGGTCATCGAGCACGGGCTCGATTGCTTCGGGCCGGCGCGCGCGATGTTCGCCAGCGATTTCCCCGTGGCCGGCTTGCATGCCTCCTTCGACGAGGTCTACGCCGTCTTCCGCACCGTCGCCGCGCCTCTTTCGCTCGACGAGCAGCGCGCCCTTTTCTTCACGACCGCCAACGAGACCTACCGCCTCGGGATGGGAGAACACCATGTCTGA
- a CDS encoding alanine racemase — protein MSDLHAATDNPMIDDRIRGFPPGHAPLALDAIGKQGWKPFDGNMALPLISLDRQAFAANVDLMMAYVKGQGVEIAPHAKTPMSTAISGALLAAGAWGTTVADIRQAAVLLKAGQRRLLLANEIGGLAAARRLAALLAGYPTAEVHIFVDSLPLAEALRTAWQERGDLPPLGLLVEFGAGRAGARSAEAAGAILDAILAAETPNFRLTGIAAYEGAAATADADETLSRIDGLMQLTADFLPKVRARIGSERPLLVTAGGSVFFDRVVAGLSAAVRADPDCRMVLRCGAIFFHDHGIYERGLAGLDARGGFRIGEETASASGGFRPALRVWAEVLSRPEPGLAICGMGLRDVAIDQGLPRPLALYRNGARLGDFTGAEVLRLNDQHAFVVLPGASDVAVGDVVEFGISHPCTCLDRHAILYGLDPDHTVTVAYLTSFG, from the coding sequence ATGTCTGACCTTCACGCCGCCACCGACAATCCAATGATCGACGACCGCATCCGCGGCTTTCCGCCGGGCCATGCGCCGCTTGCGCTCGATGCCATCGGCAAGCAGGGCTGGAAGCCCTTCGACGGCAATATGGCGCTGCCGCTGATCTCGCTCGACCGGCAGGCCTTCGCCGCCAATGTCGACCTGATGATGGCCTATGTGAAAGGCCAGGGCGTCGAGATCGCCCCGCATGCCAAGACGCCGATGTCGACGGCGATTTCCGGCGCGCTGCTCGCCGCGGGCGCGTGGGGCACGACCGTCGCCGATATCCGCCAGGCCGCCGTGCTGCTCAAGGCCGGCCAGCGCCGGCTGCTGCTTGCCAACGAGATCGGCGGCCTTGCCGCCGCCCGCCGCCTCGCCGCGCTGCTCGCCGGCTATCCGACGGCCGAGGTGCATATTTTTGTCGATTCGCTCCCGTTGGCCGAGGCGCTGCGCACGGCCTGGCAGGAACGCGGCGACCTGCCGCCGCTCGGCCTCCTCGTCGAGTTCGGCGCCGGCCGTGCCGGTGCGCGCAGCGCCGAGGCCGCCGGGGCGATCCTCGACGCCATCCTTGCGGCGGAAACGCCAAACTTCCGGCTGACCGGCATCGCCGCCTATGAGGGCGCCGCCGCGACCGCCGATGCCGATGAGACGCTGAGCCGGATCGACGGCCTGATGCAGCTCACGGCGGATTTCCTGCCGAAGGTGCGTGCCCGCATCGGCAGCGAGCGGCCGCTCTTGGTGACGGCAGGCGGTTCGGTCTTCTTCGACCGGGTCGTCGCCGGGCTTTCCGCCGCCGTCAGGGCCGATCCCGATTGCCGGATGGTGCTGCGCTGCGGGGCGATCTTCTTCCACGACCACGGTATCTACGAGCGCGGCCTTGCCGGCCTCGATGCGCGCGGCGGCTTCCGCATCGGCGAGGAGACCGCGTCGGCCTCCGGGGGCTTCCGGCCGGCGCTCAGGGTCTGGGCGGAGGTGCTGTCGCGCCCCGAGCCGGGCCTTGCGATCTGCGGCATGGGCCTTCGCGACGTCGCCATCGACCAGGGCCTGCCGCGGCCGCTGGCGCTTTACCGGAACGGCGCGCGGCTTGGCGATTTCACCGGCGCCGAGGTGCTGCGCCTCAACGACCAGCACGCCTTCGTCGTCCTGCCGGGGGCAAGCGACGTTGCCGTCGGCGACGTGGTCGAATTCGGCATCTCGCATCCCTGCACCTGCCTCGACCGGCACGCCATCCTCTACGGCCTCGACCCGGACCATACGGTGACAGTGGCCTATCTCACCAGCTTCGGCTGA